The proteins below are encoded in one region of Sulfolobus islandicus Y.N.15.51:
- a CDS encoding RNA-guided endonuclease InsQ/TnpB family protein, producing MKLRVRVDYSTYSALKEVEKEYREVLEEAINYGLVNKTTSFTRIKAGVYKTEREKHKDLPSHYIYTACEDASERLDSFEKLKKRGRSYTEKPSVRRVTIHLDDHLWKFNLDRISISTKRSRVFISPTFPKIFWRYYNKGWRIASEARFKLLKGNVVEFYVIFKRDEPKPYEPKAFIPVDLNENSVSVLINSKPLLLETNTKKITLGYEYRRKLTITGKSTKDREVRRKLKRLRERNKKVDIRRKLAKLIVKEAFESRSVIVLEDLPRRTPEHMIKDVKDKQLRLRIYRSAFSSMKNAIIEKAREFGVPVVLVNPSYTSTVCPIHGAKIVYQLDGGDAPRVGVCEKGKEKWHRDVVALYNLAKRAGDVSPVPLGSKESHDPPIRWLRAKSLHSIMNEHKMIETKV from the coding sequence GTGAAGTTAAGGGTTAGGGTTGACTATTCTACATACTCAGCACTTAAGGAGGTCGAGAAGGAGTACAGAGAGGTTCTAGAGGAGGCAATAAATTATGGGCTCGTAAATAAGACTACCTCCTTCACCAGGATTAAAGCTGGAGTTTACAAGACTGAGAGGGAGAAACATAAGGACTTACCCTCCCATTATATTTACACAGCTTGTGAGGACGCAAGCGAGAGGTTGGATAGCTTTGAGAAGTTGAAGAAGAGAGGGAGGAGTTACACTGAGAAACCGTCAGTGAGGAGAGTTACTATTCACCTGGATGATCATCTGTGGAAGTTCAACCTTGATAGGATTTCGATTTCCACAAAGAGGAGTAGGGTTTTCATTTCACCAACCTTCCCTAAGATCTTCTGGAGATATTATAATAAGGGCTGGAGGATTGCGAGTGAGGCCAGGTTTAAATTGTTGAAGGGAAATGTTGTAGAGTTCTACGTCATTTTTAAGAGAGATGAGCCTAAACCTTATGAACCTAAAGCGTTTATTCCCGTCGACCTTAACGAGAATTCAGTCTCTGTACTTATCAACAGTAAACCCTTATTGCTTGAGACTAACACTAAGAAAATTACTCTGGGCTATGAGTATAGGAGGAAGTTGACAATCACTGGTAAGTCAACTAAGGATAGGGAAGTGAGGAGGAAGTTAAAGAGGCTGAGGGAGAGGAATAAGAAAGTAGACATTAGGAGGAAATTAGCCAAGCTGATCGTTAAAGAGGCTTTTGAAAGTAGGAGTGTCATAGTTTTAGAGGACTTGCCAAGGAGAACTCCGGAGCATATGATAAAGGACGTGAAGGATAAACAGCTTAGGTTGAGGATTTATAGATCTGCATTTTCCTCAATGAAGAATGCTATTATTGAGAAGGCTAGGGAGTTTGGTGTCCCCGTGGTCTTAGTTAACCCATCTTATACTTCCACTGTTTGCCCAATTCATGGGGCGAAGATCGTTTACCAACTCGATGGGGGCGATGCCCCAAGGGTTGGTGTTTGTGAGAAGGGGAAGGAAAAGTGGCATAGGGATGTAGTTGCGCTGTACAACTTAGCGAAGAGGGCTGGAGATGTGAGCCCCGTGCCGTTGGGCTCGAAGGAGTCCCATGACCCACCTATAAGGTGGTTGAGGGCTAAGTCCCTACACTCGATCATGAATGAACATAAAATGATTGAAACGAAAGTGTAG
- a CDS encoding antitoxin VapB family protein produces MAKTITISNKAYEALLKEKKEGESFSDVIIRLTSSGNKEKLLKFAGIWKDAKIDDVMKELEEMWSKWNV; encoded by the coding sequence ATGGCAAAGACTATAACTATATCAAACAAAGCATATGAAGCCCTTCTTAAGGAGAAGAAAGAAGGGGAAAGTTTTTCAGATGTAATAATTAGGTTAACATCTAGTGGAAATAAGGAGAAGTTACTTAAATTTGCAGGAATTTGGAAAGACGCCAAAATAGACGATGTAATGAAAGAATTAGAAGAAATGTGGTCCAAATGGAATGTTTAG
- a CDS encoding MarR family transcriptional regulator, whose amino-acid sequence MNISSQNKIYTVKRNLILEYCKTPKSFTELRDLTGMSDAGLSKALNDLIKKGYLQKTSDGKYVITDKVMQSYKERIVNRIWFKYQGISDEKIEKIADLLKDEGEFYILASKGKDKTDDLTLLLQYLFLLTYEIEGSKELKVTQ is encoded by the coding sequence ATGAATATAAGTAGTCAGAATAAAATTTATACTGTGAAGAGAAATTTAATACTTGAATATTGCAAGACTCCTAAATCCTTCACGGAACTAAGGGATCTAACTGGGATGTCTGATGCGGGTCTATCTAAGGCACTAAACGACCTTATAAAGAAAGGGTACTTGCAGAAGACTTCGGATGGAAAATATGTGATAACCGATAAGGTAATGCAAAGCTATAAGGAGAGAATTGTTAATAGGATTTGGTTTAAATATCAAGGAATCTCAGATGAGAAAATTGAAAAAATAGCTGATCTTTTGAAGGACGAGGGAGAATTTTATATTCTAGCTTCTAAAGGCAAGGATAAGACAGACGACTTAACGCTTCTGCTACAATATCTATTTCTACTTACATACGAAATTGAGGGGTCAAAGGAGCTGAAAGTCACGCAATAG
- a CDS encoding Glu/Leu/Phe/Val family dehydrogenase, with the protein MEELLTSNLFVQQVKKLYKVGELLGLDIDTLEALSQPERVIQVKIQIRGSDGKLRTFVGWRSQHNSALGPYKGGVRYSPNVTQEEVIALSMIMTWKNSLLLLPYGGGKGGIRVDPKKLTLKELEDLSRKYIQLIHNYLGSNVDIPAPDINTNPQTMAWFLDEYIKITGEVDFAVFTGKPYELGGIGVRLYSTGLGVATIAREAANKFIGGIEGSRVIIQGFGNVGSFTAKFLSEMGAKIIGVSDIGGGVINENGIDVNKALEVVQRTGSVVNYPEGKKVTNEELLISDCDILIPAAVENVINKFNAPKVKAKLIVEGANGPLTADADDVIKQRGIVVIPDILANAGGVVGSYVEWANNKSGGIISDEEAKKLIIDRMTNAFNTLYDFHKRKFADQDLRTVAMALAVDRVVKAMKARGLL; encoded by the coding sequence ATGGAAGAACTCCTTACCTCGAATTTGTTCGTCCAACAAGTTAAGAAGTTGTATAAAGTTGGAGAATTGTTGGGTTTAGATATTGATACTCTAGAAGCCCTTTCCCAGCCGGAAAGGGTTATACAAGTTAAGATACAAATTAGGGGTTCTGATGGTAAGTTAAGGACGTTTGTGGGTTGGAGAAGTCAACACAATTCGGCCTTAGGCCCATATAAGGGAGGAGTTAGATACAGTCCCAATGTTACACAAGAAGAAGTAATAGCATTATCAATGATTATGACGTGGAAGAATTCCTTGTTATTATTACCCTATGGTGGAGGAAAGGGTGGGATAAGAGTAGATCCTAAGAAGCTAACATTAAAGGAATTGGAGGATCTGTCTAGAAAATACATTCAATTAATTCACAACTATTTGGGCAGTAATGTGGACATCCCAGCGCCTGACATTAATACTAATCCTCAAACTATGGCTTGGTTCCTAGACGAATACATAAAGATAACTGGTGAAGTTGATTTCGCAGTGTTTACCGGTAAGCCTTATGAACTAGGAGGGATAGGTGTTAGATTATACAGTACAGGGTTAGGTGTAGCAACAATTGCTAGAGAGGCTGCTAATAAGTTCATAGGAGGAATTGAAGGATCAAGGGTTATAATTCAAGGGTTCGGAAACGTTGGTTCTTTTACCGCTAAATTCTTGAGCGAAATGGGGGCTAAAATAATTGGAGTTAGTGATATTGGGGGAGGGGTAATTAATGAGAATGGAATAGACGTTAATAAGGCGTTGGAAGTTGTTCAGAGAACGGGTAGTGTTGTGAATTATCCAGAGGGTAAAAAGGTTACAAATGAAGAGTTGCTAATAAGTGATTGTGATATATTAATTCCAGCCGCAGTGGAAAATGTCATAAATAAATTTAATGCACCCAAGGTTAAGGCTAAGCTTATTGTTGAAGGTGCAAATGGTCCATTGACTGCAGATGCAGACGATGTAATAAAACAAAGGGGTATAGTTGTTATACCAGACATTTTAGCTAATGCTGGTGGAGTCGTTGGAAGTTACGTGGAGTGGGCTAACAATAAGTCTGGTGGGATAATTAGTGATGAGGAGGCTAAGAAACTTATTATTGATAGAATGACTAACGCTTTTAACACTTTATACGATTTTCATAAGAGGAAGTTTGCTGATCAAGATTTGAGGACTGTGGCAATGGCTTTAGCTGTGGATAGAGTAGTAAAGGCAATGAAGGCCAGAGGTCTGTTATAA
- a CDS encoding IS607 family transposase: MERLLRPKEACQLLSISYSTLLRWIREGKIRVVTTEGGKYRIPYSEIKKYLERREETRAVIYARVSSTDQKEDLERQINYLTNYATAKGYKVVEVLKDIASGLNTQRKGLLKLFKLVEGRSVDIVLITYKDRLTRFGFEYLEEFFSTMGVKIEVVFGEEPKDDAQELVEDLISVVTSFAGKIYGMRSHKKTLLVQGVKKLIGELSGEDSEVKG; the protein is encoded by the coding sequence GTGGAGAGACTACTGAGACCTAAGGAGGCTTGCCAACTACTCAGCATTTCATACTCAACACTCCTACGGTGGATTAGAGAAGGAAAAATAAGGGTAGTAACAACTGAAGGAGGGAAGTATAGGATACCTTACAGCGAGATTAAGAAGTACTTAGAAAGGAGGGAAGAGACGAGGGCTGTAATTTACGCTAGGGTCTCCTCTACCGATCAAAAAGAGGACTTGGAGAGACAAATAAACTACCTAACAAATTACGCAACGGCAAAAGGTTACAAAGTGGTTGAAGTACTGAAAGATATAGCTAGCGGGTTGAACACACAAAGGAAAGGATTGCTTAAGTTATTCAAACTTGTTGAGGGAAGGAGTGTAGACATCGTATTAATAACATACAAAGACAGACTAACGCGTTTTGGGTTTGAATACCTTGAAGAGTTCTTCTCAACCATGGGAGTTAAGATTGAAGTAGTTTTCGGTGAGGAGCCCAAAGATGACGCACAAGAGCTAGTTGAGGACTTAATTTCCGTCGTTACATCATTCGCTGGGAAAATTTACGGAATGAGGAGTCACAAGAAAACACTCCTAGTTCAAGGTGTAAAAAAGTTGATAGGTGAGTTGAGTGGAGAGGACAGTGAAGTTAAGGGTTAG
- a CDS encoding ABC transporter ATP-binding protein produces the protein MIVVSSIVKKYGNKIALDNVSLEVKKGEFVSLIGPNGAGKTTLIRILLTLMKPDKGEVQILGENPFRNKRIFKAIGYVQEIPNYPPFLTGRQVLELSAKIRGVDKSEVKRVLEFVEMENYANSPIIKYSKGMVQRIAIAESLLGNPSILIMDEPNMGIDPIFSLKTRELLNKLKRKDNVSILMTSHELEDVKKLSDRIFMIYKGKIVFSGTVEDMIKEFLGIQVIVETDEIENAEEALKGIEYVKGVFNDGNRLIVKLNEDRREDLLRDLVTSGVKVKGFYIDLNLEEAYMRALRNV, from the coding sequence ATGATCGTTGTAAGCAGTATTGTCAAGAAATACGGCAATAAAATAGCATTGGATAACGTCTCATTAGAGGTTAAGAAAGGGGAATTCGTCTCACTTATAGGCCCTAACGGTGCGGGAAAAACTACACTTATCCGAATCCTACTAACTCTAATGAAGCCAGATAAGGGGGAAGTGCAAATACTAGGAGAAAATCCTTTTAGAAACAAGAGAATCTTTAAGGCGATTGGCTACGTTCAAGAGATCCCCAATTACCCACCATTTCTTACTGGAAGGCAAGTGTTAGAACTTTCAGCTAAGATAAGAGGAGTAGATAAAAGTGAGGTGAAGAGGGTTTTAGAATTTGTTGAAATGGAGAACTACGCTAACAGTCCCATAATTAAATACAGTAAGGGAATGGTTCAGAGAATAGCAATAGCCGAATCCTTACTTGGGAATCCATCTATTCTAATAATGGATGAGCCAAACATGGGAATTGACCCTATTTTTTCTTTGAAGACAAGAGAGTTACTAAATAAGTTGAAGAGAAAAGATAACGTATCGATTTTGATGACATCCCACGAATTAGAGGATGTAAAGAAGTTATCTGATAGAATATTCATGATATATAAGGGGAAGATAGTTTTTAGCGGTACCGTTGAGGATATGATTAAGGAGTTTTTAGGTATACAAGTAATAGTTGAAACTGATGAAATTGAAAATGCTGAAGAGGCACTAAAGGGGATAGAGTATGTTAAAGGGGTATTCAACGATGGGAATAGGTTAATAGTTAAACTTAACGAGGATAGAAGAGAAGATCTGTTAAGGGATTTGGTTACAAGTGGTGTTAAGGTAAAGGGTTTCTATATTGACCTAAACTTGGAAGAGGCTTACATGAGGGCGTTGAGGAATGTTTGA
- a CDS encoding IS607 family transposase, protein MERLLRPKEACQLLSISYSTLLRWIREGKIRVVTTEGGKYRIPYSEIKKYLERREETRAVIYARVSSADQREDLERQINYLTNYATAKGYKVVEVLKDIASGLNTQRKGLLRLFKLVEGRSVDIVLITYKDRLTRFGFEYIEEFFSTMGVKIEVVFGEEPKDDAQELVEDLISVVTSFAGKIYGMRSHKKTLLVQGVKKLIGELSGEDS, encoded by the coding sequence GTGGAGAGACTACTGAGACCTAAGGAGGCTTGCCAACTACTCAGCATTTCATACTCAACACTCCTACGGTGGATTAGAGAAGGAAAAATAAGGGTGGTAACGACTGAAGGAGGGAAGTATAGGATACCTTACAGCGAGATAAAGAAGTACTTAGAAAGGAGGGAAGAGACGAGGGCTGTAATTTACGCAAGAGTTTCGTCAGCAGACCAGAGAGAAGACTTGGAAAGACAAATAAACTACCTAACAAATTACGCAACGGCAAAGGGTTACAAGGTAGTTGAAGTACTGAAAGATATTGCAAGCGGGTTAAACACACAAAGAAAAGGATTGTTAAGGCTATTCAAACTTGTTGAGGGAAGGAGTGTAGACATCGTATTAATAACATACAAAGATAGGTTAACAAGGTTCGGTTTCGAGTACATTGAAGAGTTCTTCTCAACCATGGGAGTTAAGATTGAAGTAGTTTTTGGTGAGGAGCCCAAAGATGACGCACAAGAGCTAGTTGAGGACTTAATTTCCGTCGTTACATCATTCGCTGGGAAAATTTACGGAATGAGGAGTCACAAGAAAACACTCCTAGTTCAAGGTGTAAAAAAGTTAATAGGTGAGTTGAGTGGAGAGGACAGTTAA
- a CDS encoding AAA family ATPase — MLFNTRPKEDRKDLYDREKEIEMIKDSIARGEWIAVLGMRRIGKTSVVNVAVKEIGAIKVSINLMRIHDSRKKQYPKHVLISLLIEEINEAINNYTILGKVAKLLSNILGVEEIQTNKVRAKLTKIRGTDITYIIREMDSIARDNKKQLVIILDEAQELAKVNGLDFPSIFHDVYDNCKNTVIIFTGSMVKLIEKTLKNIEYTEPFFGRYIRKITLGRFLLEQSREFLEKGFEEEGIKVDESVIDEAVKRLDGIPGWLTLFGSEYTFSAKMGTKPRIDEIIEKAINEVRNEARNFIFSTQSPLRYSAVILALDRLGGKGELHEIVKVSSTILNENIPEPRVYEILNRLVEFDFIERREDNEYYLHQDEPNRKGLILAAKDSPASYSI, encoded by the coding sequence TTGCTATTTAACACGAGACCCAAGGAAGATAGGAAAGACCTATACGATAGGGAGAAGGAAATTGAAATGATTAAGGATAGCATTGCAAGAGGTGAATGGATTGCCGTATTGGGCATGAGAAGGATAGGAAAGACAAGCGTTGTTAACGTTGCAGTAAAGGAAATTGGGGCAATAAAAGTCTCTATTAATCTTATGAGAATACACGATTCAAGAAAGAAGCAGTACCCAAAACACGTTTTAATAAGTTTGCTAATTGAGGAGATAAATGAGGCTATAAATAACTACACAATTTTAGGCAAGGTTGCAAAATTACTTTCAAATATTTTAGGCGTTGAGGAAATACAAACTAATAAAGTTAGGGCTAAGTTAACGAAGATTAGGGGTACAGACATAACTTACATTATAAGAGAAATGGACTCAATTGCTAGGGATAATAAGAAACAACTTGTGATAATTTTAGATGAAGCTCAAGAGTTAGCAAAGGTGAATGGCCTAGACTTTCCCTCAATTTTTCACGACGTATATGACAATTGCAAAAACACTGTGATAATTTTTACGGGAAGTATGGTCAAGTTAATCGAAAAGACGCTGAAAAACATTGAATACACAGAACCATTCTTTGGGAGATACATTAGAAAGATTACACTAGGGAGATTTTTACTGGAACAAAGTAGAGAATTTCTAGAAAAGGGATTTGAAGAGGAGGGGATAAAAGTGGACGAAAGCGTTATTGACGAGGCAGTAAAGAGGCTAGATGGAATTCCAGGTTGGCTAACACTATTCGGTTCAGAATATACCTTTAGCGCTAAAATGGGTACTAAGCCTAGGATTGATGAAATTATAGAGAAGGCTATAAACGAAGTGAGAAATGAGGCTAGGAATTTCATATTTTCAACGCAATCTCCCTTAAGGTATTCAGCAGTGATTTTAGCGCTAGATAGATTAGGGGGTAAAGGTGAACTCCACGAAATTGTTAAAGTCTCAAGCACAATTTTAAACGAGAACATACCGGAACCTAGAGTCTACGAGATTCTCAACAGATTGGTTGAATTCGATTTCATAGAGAGAAGGGAAGATAATGAATATTACTTACACCAAGATGAACCAAATAGAAAAGGCTTAATTTTAGCAGCTAAAGACTCTCCGGCATCTTATAGTATATAA
- a CDS encoding IS110 family RNA-guided transposase, whose protein sequence is MELKVTNKAFAIDISQSKLTAAKGELVVEQEKSAVYVKEVKEFNHDNEGIEELIKFLGEYKEGIIEATGIYYFYLHEKLTEKGYKVTVINPLHLTEILGKKTDKLDAQRLLVAHMTGVIKGSYIPTGEIMELRELTRYRESLVEKTTQVKNEIRKILEFAGYKIQPFDKKGRKLLEKLVKGEGLSKEEKEELKEKLGRNLNDAEKLALKQLVELLKNLEKMIKEVEDMIISKIPKPVIELSKIPGIGLISAATIYAEFGDVSRFSSSKAARAYASFAPKTKQSGDSESHSGMIRGNKYLRRALYLVAKVARGLEPFKGYYERLIARGKSVTQATCALAGKLASICYHVIKDGVYKGVVKKSFRIPRGKEVNVKDFDVGDALDSLSP, encoded by the coding sequence ATGGAATTAAAAGTTACAAACAAGGCCTTCGCAATTGATATTTCACAAAGCAAACTAACAGCAGCAAAGGGAGAACTAGTAGTAGAACAAGAAAAATCAGCAGTATACGTCAAGGAGGTAAAGGAATTCAACCACGACAACGAGGGAATAGAGGAACTAATTAAATTCCTAGGAGAATATAAGGAAGGAATAATAGAGGCAACTGGAATATATTACTTCTACCTACACGAAAAACTAACGGAAAAAGGATACAAGGTAACAGTAATAAACCCACTACACCTAACAGAAATACTAGGGAAAAAGACAGACAAACTCGACGCACAAAGGTTACTAGTAGCACACATGACCGGAGTAATCAAGGGATCATACATACCAACAGGAGAAATAATGGAGCTAAGAGAACTAACGAGATATAGGGAAAGCTTAGTAGAGAAGACAACACAAGTAAAGAACGAGATAAGGAAAATATTAGAATTCGCGGGATATAAAATACAACCATTCGACAAGAAGGGAAGAAAACTACTTGAAAAGCTAGTAAAGGGGGAGGGACTAAGCAAGGAAGAGAAGGAGGAACTAAAAGAAAAACTAGGGAGAAACTTAAACGACGCGGAAAAACTAGCGTTAAAACAATTAGTTGAACTGTTAAAAAACTTGGAGAAAATGATTAAGGAGGTTGAGGATATGATAATTTCCAAGATTCCAAAACCAGTAATTGAGTTGAGTAAGATCCCCGGAATTGGTTTGATTAGTGCTGCAACTATTTACGCTGAGTTCGGTGATGTTTCCCGTTTTTCCAGTTCTAAGGCTGCTAGGGCTTATGCAAGCTTTGCACCCAAAACTAAGCAGAGTGGTGATAGCGAGTCTCACTCCGGTATGATTAGGGGTAATAAGTATTTGCGTAGAGCTCTCTACTTGGTTGCCAAGGTTGCTAGGGGTCTTGAGCCTTTTAAAGGGTATTATGAGAGGCTTATTGCTAGGGGGAAGAGTGTTACTCAAGCTACTTGTGCTCTTGCCGGAAAGCTTGCAAGCATTTGTTATCATGTTATAAAGGACGGTGTTTACAAGGGAGTTGTCAAGAAGAGTTTTAGGATTCCTAGGGGTAAGGAAGTTAATGTCAAGGACTTCGACGTGGGAGACGCGCTAGACTCGTTATCCCCATAG
- a CDS encoding clan AA aspartic protease: MNSLECFDINEKPILHVKVSDPKNENSAEIDVLVNTGFSGWLLLNYEIYTKLNYMEIPITRKYRSILGNIEVYMAKASISINRLNIDAFIESSPYVEMNLLGREILKKLNICFYRMNKICIYSHVV, encoded by the coding sequence GTGAACTCACTGGAGTGTTTTGATATAAATGAAAAGCCTATACTGCACGTAAAAGTATCTGACCCTAAGAATGAAAATTCTGCTGAGATAGATGTACTAGTTAACACTGGATTTTCTGGTTGGTTACTCCTCAACTACGAAATTTATACGAAACTTAACTATATGGAGATTCCTATTACTAGGAAATACAGAAGCATTTTAGGTAATATTGAAGTTTACATGGCCAAAGCTAGTATTTCTATCAATCGTTTAAATATAGATGCATTTATTGAGTCCTCTCCTTATGTAGAAATGAACCTACTAGGGAGAGAAATATTAAAGAAACTAAATATATGCTTCTATAGAATGAATAAAATATGCATCTACTCTCATGTAGTTTAA
- a CDS encoding ABC transporter permease has protein sequence MFEIMLYEWRRAIARKKVIVLSIITFIFELGIYLAIYLAPSHSLKTLIIPLSPYLWALGVLLPQVLLIHFLAISIASGSMAEEYEQGTVDYFISKPITRLRFVMEKWLGSFSLLLIIYLFMVVLALILSSLLFGVQSELILLPELFFSIIFSTLVFLNIAFAIGEILRRSNLSFTISGFILIASIIVSDVLVFVSVITHNSNYETISEYLPTWGSTELPFMLLHNSPFSAIARGLNILPSISNNVSLAIVSIVVYSLIPLVLSIINFLGRDISKKVS, from the coding sequence ATGTTTGAGATAATGCTTTACGAATGGAGAAGGGCAATAGCTAGGAAGAAGGTTATAGTACTATCTATAATAACGTTTATATTTGAGCTTGGGATTTATTTAGCAATATACTTAGCACCTTCACACTCACTTAAGACCTTAATAATCCCTCTCTCTCCCTATTTATGGGCTCTTGGAGTATTATTACCACAAGTGCTCCTAATACACTTCTTAGCAATATCAATAGCTTCTGGATCGATGGCAGAGGAATATGAACAAGGAACAGTGGATTATTTCATATCAAAACCAATAACGAGGTTGAGGTTTGTTATGGAGAAGTGGCTTGGTTCATTCTCCTTACTTTTAATCATTTACCTATTCATGGTAGTGCTTGCCTTAATCCTTTCATCTCTTCTCTTTGGAGTACAAAGTGAGTTAATACTATTACCTGAGCTTTTCTTTTCGATAATATTCTCAACACTAGTTTTCCTCAACATTGCATTTGCAATAGGTGAAATACTAAGGAGGAGCAATCTATCCTTTACAATTAGTGGATTTATCTTAATAGCCTCAATAATAGTATCTGACGTACTTGTCTTCGTGTCTGTAATAACGCACAACAGCAACTATGAAACGATTTCTGAGTACTTACCAACCTGGGGTTCCACGGAGTTACCATTTATGCTATTACACAACTCTCCATTTTCAGCAATAGCTAGAGGACTGAACATTTTACCTTCCATAAGCAATAATGTGAGTTTAGCAATTGTGTCGATTGTTGTGTACTCCCTTATTCCCTTAGTTTTATCGATAATAAATTTTCTGGGAAGAGACATATCGAAGAAGGTAAGTTAG
- a CDS encoding IS110 family RNA-guided transposase: MERKIKPKVFAIDVGESRLVATKMEINNNTVKEADTREFKYNEEGLKELIKFLEGYEEGIMEATGVYFYHVYNVLRDKGLKVNVINPVQTVEVLGKKTDKNDSIRLAIAYAAGTVKGSYIPTGEMQELREMTRHREGLVERKTQVKNEIRKVLETAGYKLPPFEKKTKEIVRKLATDEKLTDEEIKEYSKLLGRKLTRIEAFILKQLLDLLNIIEEQIKEVENEIMKFLPEEAVELTKIPGIVPISAATIYAELGDVSRFESSKQAASYAGVSPRTKQSGKTEFHNGLIKGNKHLSRVLFLVARSAKNTVQFNGFYQALLKRTGNSKKATLALANKICRIVYHVLKDGEYKGETKKTRYRGGGGEGPQVDPNQVVPSALQAIA, encoded by the coding sequence ATGGAAAGGAAGATAAAGCCTAAAGTATTTGCAATAGATGTGGGGGAATCAAGACTTGTTGCAACCAAGATGGAAATAAACAACAACACAGTAAAAGAAGCTGATACGAGAGAATTCAAATACAACGAGGAAGGACTCAAAGAACTTATAAAATTCCTAGAAGGATACGAAGAAGGAATAATGGAAGCAACAGGAGTATACTTCTACCACGTATACAACGTACTGAGAGACAAGGGACTAAAAGTAAACGTGATAAACCCTGTCCAAACAGTTGAAGTCCTAGGCAAGAAGACAGACAAGAACGATTCCATAAGACTCGCAATAGCCTACGCTGCAGGCACAGTAAAAGGATCGTACATACCAACGGGAGAAATGCAAGAACTAAGAGAAATGACAAGACACAGAGAAGGACTAGTAGAGAGAAAGACACAAGTAAAGAACGAGATAAGGAAAGTTCTAGAAACAGCAGGATACAAGCTACCTCCCTTCGAAAAGAAGACAAAGGAAATAGTGAGAAAACTAGCCACTGATGAGAAGCTAACTGACGAAGAGATCAAGGAGTACTCCAAATTATTGGGAAGAAAATTAACTAGAATAGAAGCGTTCATCCTAAAACAACTCCTGGACCTACTGAACATTATAGAAGAACAAATCAAGGAAGTGGAGAACGAGATAATGAAGTTCCTACCCGAGGAAGCAGTAGAGTTGACTAAGATACCCGGAATAGTCCCAATCTCTGCAGCCACAATTTACGCTGAGCTTGGAGACGTGAGCAGGTTTGAGTCTTCGAAACAAGCTGCTTCTTATGCTGGAGTTTCTCCAAGGACTAAGCAGAGCGGGAAGACCGAATTTCACAACGGTCTCATCAAGGGGAATAAGCACTTATCCCGCGTTCTATTCCTTGTTGCAAGGTCCGCTAAGAACACGGTCCAATTTAATGGCTTCTATCAAGCCTTGTTGAAGAGGACAGGTAATTCCAAAAAGGCTACATTAGCCTTGGCCAACAAGATATGTAGGATAGTTTATCACGTACTCAAGGATGGGGAATACAAGGGTGAGACTAAGAAGACTAGGTATAGGGGAGGAGGTGGTGAAGGCCCTCAAGTTGACCCCAATCAAGTAGTTCCTTCGGCTCTTCAAGCCATCGCCTAG